In the Mycolicibacterium thermoresistibile genome, one interval contains:
- a CDS encoding YqaJ viral recombinase family protein, with the protein MQPGSQEWTQTITPSKVAAILGVSRWESPYRLWHRIKGLVDPEPPKDIFDLGHDFEDAMANIWRRENPGWRLSRGEVQIHGDTHKFGFPCTATIDRRAARGRARRVVEFKTARSLEEWGDEFTDEAPADYVAQVTAEMLFTGYTQHPAHLMVLGPYFKAHTYVIEFDQQVADWIVQRCREFWESLQGDEPPLLDDSVATYECVRELHPDIDGSTVQYDLDAAAELLHLAAEHKDLERQLRGAKTRLLDVMGNAQYAEAAGVRIADRRPHSRGGVALSLAHKNIDQITERAQEMSA; encoded by the coding sequence ATGCAGCCCGGCTCGCAGGAATGGACGCAGACCATCACTCCGAGCAAGGTCGCGGCGATCCTCGGTGTCTCGCGTTGGGAATCGCCATACCGGCTGTGGCACCGCATCAAGGGCCTGGTCGACCCGGAGCCGCCGAAGGACATCTTCGACCTTGGCCACGACTTCGAGGACGCCATGGCGAACATCTGGCGCCGCGAGAACCCCGGCTGGCGGCTGTCCCGTGGTGAGGTCCAGATCCACGGCGACACCCACAAGTTCGGGTTTCCGTGCACGGCGACGATCGACCGTCGCGCCGCGCGGGGCCGGGCCCGCCGGGTCGTGGAGTTCAAAACCGCCCGCTCGCTGGAGGAATGGGGCGACGAATTCACTGACGAAGCCCCGGCCGACTACGTGGCGCAGGTGACCGCCGAGATGCTGTTCACCGGCTACACCCAGCATCCGGCGCACCTGATGGTGTTGGGCCCCTATTTCAAGGCCCACACCTACGTCATCGAGTTCGACCAGCAGGTCGCGGACTGGATCGTGCAGCGCTGCCGCGAGTTCTGGGAATCGCTGCAGGGCGACGAGCCGCCGCTGCTGGACGATTCGGTCGCCACCTACGAGTGCGTGCGGGAGCTGCACCCCGACATCGACGGCAGCACCGTGCAATACGACCTCGACGCCGCAGCGGAGTTGCTGCACTTGGCCGCCGAGCATAAGGACCTCGAACGGCAGTTGCGGGGCGCCAAGACCCGGCTGCTGGACGTCATGGGCAACGCCCAATACGCCGAGGCGGCCGGCGTTCGGATCGCGGACCGCCGCCCGCACAGCCGCGGCGGGGTCGCGCTCTCGCTCGCCCACAAGAACATCGACCAGATCACCGAACGAGCACAGGAGATGTCTGCATGA
- a CDS encoding 50S ribosomal protein L32: protein MSAYGYERDEWRRAVAHSTEAELAAACGHTSRQHGVCTDCGHRPDREDL from the coding sequence GTGAGCGCCTACGGCTACGAACGCGACGAATGGCGCCGGGCCGTCGCGCACAGCACCGAAGCCGAACTGGCTGCCGCCTGCGGGCACACCTCACGCCAACACGGCGTGTGCACCGACTGCGGCCACCGACCTGATCGGGAGGACCTGTGA
- a CDS encoding phage antirepressor, whose amino-acid sequence MSVQAATDELVPFNYGETAVRVVMIDGGPWFVLADLCKVLDLTNPSMVADRIEDDALSTTEVTDSLGRTQRARIVSEPGMYEVIFLSRKPEARAFKRWITGEVLPQIRKTGGYGAPAALPDRKTLAQWVVDAEERAEREAAARLEAEQRARELAAPASAWTHMADSAGDYSVADAAKVLSRDPAIRIGRDRLFRFMAAEGWIFRDRGRGCWKAYQTQVDCGRLVEKLGSPYLHEPSGEMRLPDPTIRITAKGLAELHKRLGGSGQLPLVGAVS is encoded by the coding sequence ATGAGCGTGCAGGCCGCGACTGACGAGTTGGTGCCGTTCAACTACGGCGAAACGGCTGTCCGGGTCGTGATGATCGACGGCGGGCCGTGGTTCGTCCTCGCCGACCTCTGCAAGGTCCTTGATCTGACGAACCCGTCGATGGTTGCCGATCGAATCGAAGATGATGCCCTAAGCACTACTGAGGTCACCGACTCGCTCGGCCGCACCCAGCGCGCGCGCATCGTCTCAGAGCCCGGCATGTACGAGGTGATCTTCCTCAGCCGCAAGCCAGAAGCGCGCGCTTTCAAGCGCTGGATCACCGGCGAGGTGCTGCCTCAGATCCGCAAGACCGGCGGATACGGCGCCCCGGCCGCGCTACCCGACCGCAAGACCCTCGCGCAGTGGGTTGTCGACGCCGAGGAGCGCGCCGAGCGTGAGGCGGCCGCCCGGCTCGAAGCCGAGCAGCGCGCCCGTGAGCTTGCCGCGCCGGCGTCGGCGTGGACCCACATGGCCGACAGCGCCGGCGACTACTCAGTGGCTGACGCCGCCAAGGTGCTCTCCCGCGATCCCGCGATCCGGATCGGCCGCGACCGGCTGTTCCGGTTCATGGCCGCGGAGGGCTGGATTTTCCGGGACCGTGGCCGTGGCTGCTGGAAGGCGTATCAGACCCAGGTCGATTGCGGCCGCCTGGTGGAGAAGCTGGGCTCCCCGTATCTGCATGAGCCGTCGGGTGAGATGCGGTTGCCTGATCCGACGATCCGGATCACTGCGAAGGGCCTGGCTGAGCTGCATAAGCGGTTGGGCGGTTCGGGTCAGCTGCCGCTGGTGGGGGCGGTGTCGTGA
- a CDS encoding helix-turn-helix domain-containing protein, which produces MPCDSQSQRVAANVRAEMARTKRTQSALAHSIGMKQQALSRRLSGRTPFTVDEIAEIARCLDVPVAALFATEPVEQSA; this is translated from the coding sequence ATGCCCTGTGACTCACAATCTCAGCGTGTAGCTGCGAATGTTCGCGCGGAGATGGCCCGCACCAAGCGTACGCAGTCAGCACTGGCTCACAGCATCGGAATGAAGCAACAAGCGTTATCGCGCCGACTGTCTGGCCGAACACCATTCACCGTCGACGAAATCGCAGAAATCGCCCGCTGCCTCGATGTACCAGTTGCCGCCCTGTTCGCAACTGAGCCTGTGGAGCAGAGCGCATGA
- a CDS encoding DNA polymerase III subunit delta', whose amino-acid sequence MSGVFSRLVGQDAVEAELVAAAQAARGDSDHSPGSRRAMTHAWLITGPPGSGRSIAALCFAAALQCTSDGVPGCGECRACTTTMAGTHADVRRIIPEGLSIGVDEMRAIVQIASRRPSTGRWQIVLIEDADRLTEGAANALLKVVEEPPPSTVFLLCAPSVDPEDIAITLRSRCRHVALVTPPVDAIARVLVDNDGIPAEQAQWAASVSGGHVGRARRLATDEEARQRRLRALGLARDAATPSRAYAAAEELVAAAEAEARALTEDRNEAETEELRTALGAGGTGKGAASATRGSAGAIKELERRQKSRQTRASRDALDRALIDLAMYFRDALLVATGADGIRREHPDMADKVAALAAHAPPEKLLRCIEAVLECREALAVNVKPKFAVDAMVATVGQALRG is encoded by the coding sequence ATGAGTGGGGTGTTCTCACGTTTGGTCGGTCAGGACGCTGTGGAAGCCGAGTTGGTGGCCGCTGCGCAGGCCGCCCGCGGGGATTCTGATCACAGCCCGGGGTCGCGCAGGGCGATGACCCATGCCTGGCTGATCACCGGCCCGCCCGGTTCGGGCCGGTCGATCGCGGCGCTGTGTTTCGCTGCGGCGTTGCAGTGCACCTCCGACGGGGTGCCGGGGTGCGGCGAGTGCCGGGCCTGCACGACGACGATGGCCGGGACGCACGCCGACGTGCGGCGCATCATTCCGGAGGGACTGTCGATCGGTGTCGACGAGATGCGCGCCATCGTGCAGATCGCGTCCCGGCGGCCGAGCACCGGACGCTGGCAGATCGTGCTGATCGAGGATGCCGACCGGTTGACCGAGGGCGCGGCGAACGCCCTGCTGAAGGTGGTGGAGGAACCGCCACCGTCGACGGTGTTCCTGCTGTGCGCGCCGTCGGTGGATCCGGAGGACATCGCGATCACACTGCGGTCCCGCTGCCGGCATGTGGCGTTGGTCACCCCGCCGGTGGACGCGATCGCCCGAGTGCTGGTCGACAACGACGGCATCCCGGCCGAGCAGGCCCAGTGGGCGGCGTCGGTGAGCGGTGGCCATGTCGGGCGGGCCCGGCGGCTGGCCACCGACGAGGAGGCCCGGCAGCGCCGGTTGCGGGCGTTGGGGCTGGCGCGCGACGCCGCCACCCCGTCACGGGCGTACGCCGCGGCGGAGGAGCTGGTGGCGGCGGCCGAGGCCGAGGCCCGGGCGTTGACCGAGGACCGCAATGAAGCTGAAACCGAGGAGCTGCGCACCGCGCTGGGAGCCGGCGGCACCGGGAAGGGTGCGGCGTCGGCGACGCGCGGATCGGCCGGCGCGATCAAGGAGCTGGAGCGCCGGCAGAAATCGCGGCAGACCCGCGCCTCCCGCGATGCGCTGGACCGGGCGCTGATCGATCTGGCGATGTACTTCCGGGACGCGCTGCTGGTCGCCACCGGGGCCGACGGCATCCGCCGGGAGCATCCGGACATGGCCGACAAGGTCGCCGCGCTGGCCGCGCATGCCCCGCCGGAGAAGCTGTTGCGGTGCATCGAGGCGGTGCTGGAGTGCCGGGAAGCGCTCGCGGTGAACGTCAAGCCGAAGTTCGCCGTCGACGCGATGGTCGCCACGGTGGGGCAGGCGCTGCGAGGCTAA
- a CDS encoding adenylate/guanylate cyclase domain-containing protein — protein sequence MVQADIIGALFVLGFLRFGLPPGDRLELQDLPAFNLALFLGYLVVSFTVGAYVTLRLLLPVIRWQRRDTLLADPDPAATELARARALRMPFYRTLISGTNWFLGTIVFIVASWPVAGHSAPVIAVATGLGATATAIIGYLQAERVLRPVAVAALRGGVPENFRAPGVVLRQVLTWVLSTGVPVLAIVLALVASKVGILTAPAEQLTTPLLVLAIATLVIGLSGTVLVAMSIADPLRQLRWALGEVQRGNFNAHMQIYDASELGLLQAGFNDMVRDLAERQRLRDLFGRYVGEDVARRALERGTELGGQERDVAVLFVDLVGSTRLAATTPPADVVNLLNEFFRVVVDTVNRHGGFVNKFQGDAALAIFGAPIEHPDACGAALAAARELHDELIAVLGETEFGIGVSAGRAIAGHIGAQARFEYTVIGDPVNEAARLTELAKLEEGHVLASAMAVSGALDAEALCWDVGETVELRGRTVPTQLARPVKLAFSNGPGPSNNSDAPGTRTTGSVSRADAETTAPES from the coding sequence ATGGTGCAGGCCGACATCATCGGCGCCCTGTTCGTGCTCGGCTTCCTGCGGTTCGGCCTGCCCCCGGGGGACCGGCTGGAACTGCAGGACCTGCCGGCCTTCAACCTGGCGCTCTTCCTGGGCTACCTGGTGGTGTCCTTCACCGTCGGCGCCTACGTCACGCTGCGGCTGCTGCTGCCGGTGATCCGCTGGCAGCGCCGCGACACGCTGCTGGCCGACCCTGACCCGGCCGCGACCGAACTGGCGCGCGCCCGCGCGCTACGGATGCCCTTCTACCGCACCCTGATCAGCGGCACCAACTGGTTCCTCGGCACCATCGTGTTCATCGTGGCCAGCTGGCCGGTTGCCGGCCATTCAGCGCCGGTGATCGCGGTCGCCACCGGACTGGGCGCGACCGCGACCGCCATCATCGGCTATCTGCAGGCCGAGCGGGTGCTGCGGCCGGTGGCCGTCGCCGCGCTGCGCGGCGGTGTGCCGGAGAACTTCCGCGCCCCCGGTGTGGTGCTGCGGCAGGTGCTGACCTGGGTGCTGTCCACCGGGGTGCCGGTGCTGGCCATCGTGCTCGCGTTGGTGGCCAGCAAGGTCGGCATCCTCACCGCACCGGCCGAACAGCTCACCACACCGCTGCTGGTGCTGGCCATCGCCACGCTGGTGATCGGGTTGTCCGGCACCGTCCTGGTCGCGATGTCGATCGCCGATCCGCTGCGCCAGCTGCGCTGGGCGTTGGGCGAGGTGCAGCGCGGCAACTTCAACGCGCACATGCAGATCTACGACGCCAGCGAGCTGGGCCTGCTGCAGGCCGGGTTCAATGACATGGTGCGCGATCTGGCCGAACGGCAGCGGCTGCGGGACCTGTTCGGCCGCTATGTGGGTGAGGACGTGGCACGTCGCGCGCTGGAGCGCGGCACCGAGCTGGGCGGGCAGGAACGCGACGTCGCCGTGCTGTTCGTCGACCTGGTCGGGTCGACGCGGCTGGCCGCCACCACCCCGCCCGCCGACGTGGTCAACCTGCTCAACGAGTTCTTCCGGGTGGTCGTCGACACCGTCAACCGGCACGGCGGGTTCGTCAACAAGTTCCAGGGTGACGCCGCCCTGGCCATCTTCGGCGCGCCGATCGAACATCCCGACGCCTGCGGTGCGGCGCTGGCCGCCGCCCGCGAGCTGCACGACGAGCTGATCGCGGTGCTCGGCGAGACCGAGTTCGGCATCGGCGTGTCGGCCGGCCGGGCGATCGCCGGGCACATCGGCGCGCAGGCCCGCTTCGAATACACCGTGATCGGCGACCCGGTGAACGAGGCGGCGCGGCTGACCGAGCTGGCCAAACTCGAGGAGGGCCACGTGCTGGCGTCGGCGATGGCGGTCAGCGGGGCGCTCGACGCCGAGGCGCTGTGCTGGGATGTCGGCGAGACCGTCGAACTTCGGGGCCGTACGGTGCCGACCCAGCTGGCCCGCCCGGTCAAGCTGGCGTTCTCGAACGGGCCCGGCCCCAGCAACAACAGCGACGCCCCGGGCACCCGGACAACGGGCAGCGTGAGCCGCGCCGACGCCGAGACGACCGCGCCGGAGAGTTAA
- the topA gene encoding type I DNA topoisomerase, with protein MAEQDRGSGRNGSVRRLVIVESPTKARKIAGYLGSDYIVESSRGHIRDLPRNAADVPAKYKSEPWARLGVDVDNDFQPLYIISPDKKSTVTELKNKLKEADELYLATDGDREGEAIAWHLLETLKPKVPVKRMVFHEITESAIRNAAENPRDLDTALVDAQETRRILDRLYGYEVSPVLWKKVAPKLSAGRVQSVATRIIVQRERERMAFRSASYWDVTAQLDASVSDPQASPPVFAAKLSTVDGRRVATGRDFDSRGVVKKPDEVLVLDESDANALVAGLRNVQLTVTSVEQKPYTRRPYAPFMTSTLQQEAGRKLRFSAERTMSIAQRLYENGYITYMRTDSITLSQSAINAARNQARQLYGEEYVHPTPRQYSRKVKNAQEAHEAIRPAGDVFATPGQLANELAPDEFRLYELIWQRTVASQMADARGTTLSLRISGTTADGRQVVFTASGRTITFPGFLKAYVESIDELAGGESDDAERRLPNLTEGQRVDAVDLTADGHQTNPPPRYTEASLVKALEELGIGRPSTYASIIKTIQDRGYVHKRGSALVPSWVAFAVTGLLEQHFSRLVDYDFTAAMEDELDEIAAGNEQRTNWLHNFYFGGEHGVEGSIARAGGLKKLVGVNLEEIDAREVNSIKLFDDDQGRPIYVRVGKNGPYLERMVIGEDGEPTPQRANLKEALTPDELTLDLAEKLFATPQEGRSLGIDPETGHEIVVKDGRYGPYVTEILPEPDDGGDDGSAGSPAKKGRKPTGPKPRTASLLRSMDIETVTLDDALKLLSLPRVVGVDPNTGEEITAQNGRYGPYLKRGSDSRSLASEEQLFTITLDEALKIYAEPKRRGRQAAAAPPLRELGEDPATGKPIVVKDGRFGPYVTDGETNASLRKGDDVETLTVERASELLADRRARGPVKRAKKTAAKKTAAKKTAAKKTAAKKTAAKKTAAKKAAKKS; from the coding sequence TTGGCTGAACAGGACCGCGGTAGCGGTAGGAACGGAAGCGTCCGGCGTCTCGTCATCGTCGAGTCACCGACCAAGGCCCGCAAGATTGCTGGTTACCTGGGCTCCGACTACATCGTGGAATCGTCGCGTGGACACATTCGCGACCTGCCGCGCAATGCCGCCGACGTGCCCGCCAAGTACAAGTCCGAGCCGTGGGCCCGCCTCGGGGTCGACGTCGACAACGACTTTCAGCCGCTCTACATCATCAGTCCGGACAAGAAGAGCACCGTCACCGAGCTGAAGAACAAGCTCAAAGAGGCCGACGAGCTCTATCTGGCCACCGACGGTGACCGCGAGGGTGAGGCCATCGCCTGGCATCTGCTGGAAACCCTCAAACCCAAGGTGCCGGTCAAGCGGATGGTCTTCCACGAGATCACCGAATCGGCCATCCGCAACGCCGCCGAGAACCCGCGGGACCTCGACACCGCGCTGGTCGACGCCCAGGAGACCCGCCGCATCCTGGACCGGCTGTACGGCTACGAGGTCAGCCCGGTGCTGTGGAAGAAGGTCGCGCCGAAGTTGTCGGCGGGCCGGGTCCAGTCGGTGGCGACCCGCATCATCGTGCAGCGCGAACGCGAGCGGATGGCGTTCCGCAGCGCCTCCTACTGGGACGTCACCGCGCAGCTGGACGCCTCGGTCTCCGACCCGCAGGCCAGCCCGCCGGTGTTCGCGGCCAAGCTGAGCACCGTCGACGGCCGGCGGGTGGCCACCGGCCGCGACTTCGACTCGCGCGGCGTGGTCAAGAAGCCCGACGAGGTGCTCGTCCTGGACGAGTCCGACGCCAACGCGCTGGTCGCCGGGCTGCGCAATGTGCAGCTGACGGTGACCTCCGTCGAGCAGAAGCCCTACACCCGGCGGCCCTATGCGCCGTTCATGACCTCGACGCTGCAGCAGGAAGCCGGCCGCAAGCTACGGTTCTCCGCCGAACGCACGATGAGCATCGCGCAGCGGCTCTACGAGAACGGCTACATCACCTACATGCGGACCGACTCGATCACGCTGTCGCAGTCGGCCATCAACGCCGCCCGCAACCAGGCCCGCCAGCTCTACGGCGAGGAGTACGTCCACCCCACGCCGCGGCAGTACTCCCGCAAGGTCAAGAACGCCCAGGAGGCGCACGAGGCGATCCGGCCGGCCGGCGACGTGTTCGCCACGCCGGGCCAGCTGGCGAATGAGCTCGCTCCCGACGAGTTCCGGCTCTACGAGTTGATTTGGCAGCGGACCGTGGCCTCGCAGATGGCCGATGCGCGCGGGACCACGCTGAGCCTGCGCATCTCGGGCACCACCGCCGACGGCCGGCAGGTGGTGTTCACCGCCAGCGGCCGCACCATCACCTTCCCGGGCTTCCTGAAGGCCTATGTGGAGAGCATCGACGAGCTGGCCGGCGGGGAGTCCGACGACGCCGAGCGGCGGCTGCCGAACCTCACCGAGGGGCAGCGGGTCGACGCGGTGGATCTGACCGCCGACGGGCATCAGACCAATCCGCCGCCGCGGTACACCGAGGCGTCGCTGGTCAAGGCGCTCGAGGAGCTCGGCATCGGCCGGCCGTCGACGTACGCGTCGATCATCAAGACCATCCAGGACCGCGGCTACGTGCACAAACGGGGCAGCGCGCTGGTGCCGTCGTGGGTGGCGTTCGCGGTCACCGGACTGCTCGAACAGCACTTCAGCCGGTTGGTCGACTACGACTTCACCGCGGCGATGGAGGACGAACTCGACGAGATCGCTGCCGGCAACGAGCAGCGGACCAACTGGCTGCACAACTTCTACTTCGGCGGCGAGCACGGTGTGGAGGGCTCGATCGCCCGCGCCGGCGGGCTGAAGAAGCTGGTGGGCGTCAACCTCGAGGAGATCGACGCCCGCGAGGTCAACTCGATCAAGCTCTTCGACGACGATCAGGGCCGCCCGATCTACGTCCGGGTGGGCAAGAACGGGCCGTACCTGGAGCGGATGGTCATCGGAGAGGATGGTGAGCCCACCCCGCAGCGGGCCAACCTCAAAGAGGCGCTGACCCCCGACGAGCTCACCCTGGATCTGGCCGAGAAGCTGTTCGCCACCCCGCAGGAGGGGCGGTCGCTGGGCATCGACCCGGAGACCGGCCACGAGATCGTCGTCAAGGACGGCCGCTACGGACCGTACGTCACCGAGATCCTGCCCGAACCCGACGACGGCGGGGATGACGGCTCGGCGGGCAGCCCGGCCAAGAAGGGCAGGAAGCCGACCGGCCCGAAACCGCGCACCGCCTCGCTGCTGCGGTCGATGGACATCGAGACGGTGACGCTCGACGACGCGCTGAAGCTGCTGTCGCTGCCCCGGGTGGTCGGCGTCGACCCGAACACCGGCGAGGAGATCACCGCGCAGAACGGCCGGTACGGTCCATACCTCAAGCGCGGCAGCGATTCCCGGTCGCTGGCCAGCGAGGAGCAGCTCTTCACCATCACGCTGGACGAGGCGTTGAAGATCTACGCCGAACCCAAGCGCCGGGGCCGGCAGGCCGCCGCGGCGCCGCCGCTACGCGAACTGGGTGAGGATCCGGCCACCGGCAAACCGATCGTGGTCAAGGACGGCCGCTTCGGCCCGTACGTCACCGACGGGGAGACCAACGCCAGCCTGCGCAAGGGTGACGACGTGGAGACGCTGACCGTGGAGCGGGCCTCCGAGCTGTTGGCCGACCGGCGGGCCCGCGGCCCAGTGAAGCGGGCCAAGAAGACCGCCGCGAAGAAGACCGCCGCCAAGAAGACCGCGGCCAAGAAGACCGCGGCCAAGAAGACCGCGGCCAAGAAGACCGCCGCCAAGAAAGCGGCGAAGAAGAGTTAA
- a CDS encoding cold-shock protein, with product MPQGTVKWFNAEKGFGFIAPEDGSADVFVHYTEIQGSGFRTLEENQRVEFEVGQSPKGPQATGVRSI from the coding sequence ATGCCACAGGGAACTGTGAAGTGGTTCAACGCGGAGAAGGGCTTCGGCTTTATCGCGCCTGAAGACGGTTCCGCGGACGTTTTTGTCCACTACACGGAAATTCAGGGCTCCGGCTTCCGCACTCTCGAAGAGAATCAGCGGGTGGAGTTCGAGGTCGGCCAAAGCCCCAAGGGGCCGCAGGCCACGGGTGTTCGGTCCATCTGA
- a CDS encoding DEAD/DEAH box helicase, with protein MEETGPNFGRELLACAVAGTAPDERPVRHIADVPPRRGRTRPWPSWADPDVVRVFGDRGITEPWEHQAVAADLAHSGRHVVLSTGTASGKSLAYQLPILSALAADPRARVLYLSPTKALGHDQLRAAQELTGAVERLATVAPTAYDGDSPTEVRRFARERSRWIFSNPDMVHLAMLRNHGRWAVFLRHLRYVVVDECHYYRGIFGSNVAMVLRRLLRLCQRYSAGGSPTVFFASATTAAPADTASELIGQSVTEVTDDASPHGARTIALWEPPLLPDLVGENGAPVRRPAGAEAARVMADLVAEGARTLTFVRSRRGAELTALGARSRLEEIAPELAQRVASYRAGYLAEDRRALEQALANGELRALATTNALELGIDIAGLDAVVLAGFPGTVTSFWQQAGRSGRRGQSALIVLIARDDPLDTYLVHHPSALLDRPIERVVIDPTNPHVLGPQLLCAAAELPLTIEEVRRWDAEEVAESLVDDGLLRRRASGYFPSPGVDPHPAVDIRAAAGGQIAIVETGTGRLLGSAGVGQAPASVHPGAVYLHQGESYLVDSLNFEEGVAFVHAEDPGYTTSAREITDISVTGVGERKTFGPVTIGLVPVSVTNTVTGYLRREMSGEVIDFVELDMPSRTLDTMAVMCTITPEALADNDIDPVRIPGSLHAAEHAAIGLLPLVASCDRGDIGGVSTAVGPDSGLPTIFVYDGYPGGAGFADRGFDQFETWWGATADAIESCECPAGCPSCVQSPKCGNGNDPLDKAGAVRVLRLVLDELEKGNT; from the coding sequence GTGGAGGAGACGGGGCCGAATTTCGGCCGCGAACTGCTCGCATGCGCGGTGGCGGGCACGGCGCCCGACGAACGCCCGGTTCGGCATATCGCAGACGTACCACCCCGGCGGGGACGGACCCGGCCGTGGCCGTCGTGGGCCGATCCGGACGTGGTGAGGGTGTTCGGCGACCGCGGCATCACCGAGCCGTGGGAACACCAGGCCGTCGCCGCCGACCTGGCCCACAGCGGCCGGCACGTGGTGCTGAGCACCGGCACCGCCTCCGGCAAGTCGCTGGCCTACCAGTTGCCGATCCTGTCGGCGCTGGCGGCCGATCCGCGGGCCCGGGTGTTGTACCTGTCGCCGACCAAGGCGCTCGGGCACGATCAGCTGCGCGCCGCGCAGGAGCTGACCGGCGCGGTGGAGCGGCTGGCCACCGTCGCGCCCACCGCCTACGACGGTGACAGCCCCACCGAGGTGCGCCGGTTCGCCCGGGAACGCTCCCGCTGGATCTTCTCCAACCCGGACATGGTGCATCTGGCGATGCTGCGCAACCACGGCCGGTGGGCGGTGTTCCTGCGTCATCTGCGCTACGTCGTCGTCGACGAATGCCACTACTACCGGGGCATTTTCGGCTCCAACGTGGCGATGGTGCTGCGCCGGCTGCTGCGGTTGTGTCAGCGCTACTCGGCCGGCGGGTCGCCGACGGTGTTCTTCGCCAGCGCCACCACCGCCGCGCCGGCGGACACCGCCTCGGAGCTGATCGGCCAATCGGTGACGGAGGTGACCGACGACGCCTCCCCGCACGGAGCACGCACGATCGCGCTGTGGGAGCCGCCGCTGCTGCCGGACCTGGTGGGCGAGAACGGCGCCCCGGTGCGGCGGCCCGCGGGCGCCGAGGCGGCCCGGGTGATGGCGGATCTGGTCGCCGAGGGCGCCCGCACCCTGACGTTCGTGCGGTCCCGGCGCGGCGCGGAGTTGACCGCGCTGGGCGCCAGGAGCCGGCTCGAGGAGATCGCGCCGGAGTTGGCCCAGCGGGTGGCGTCGTACCGGGCGGGCTATCTGGCCGAGGACCGCCGCGCGCTGGAGCAGGCGCTGGCCAACGGCGAGCTCCGGGCGCTGGCGACCACCAACGCGCTCGAGTTGGGGATCGACATCGCCGGGCTGGACGCGGTGGTGCTGGCCGGCTTCCCGGGCACCGTGACGTCGTTCTGGCAGCAGGCCGGCCGGTCCGGGCGGCGCGGGCAGAGCGCGCTGATCGTGTTGATCGCCCGCGACGACCCGCTCGACACCTACCTGGTGCACCACCCCTCGGCGCTGCTGGACCGGCCGATCGAGCGGGTGGTCATCGACCCCACCAACCCGCACGTGCTGGGTCCGCAATTGCTGTGTGCGGCCGCCGAACTGCCGTTGACGATCGAGGAGGTCCGGCGGTGGGACGCCGAGGAGGTGGCCGAGTCCCTGGTCGATGACGGGCTGCTGCGCCGCCGGGCCAGCGGCTACTTCCCCAGCCCCGGGGTGGATCCGCATCCGGCGGTGGACATCCGCGCCGCGGCGGGCGGGCAGATCGCGATCGTGGAGACCGGCACCGGCCGGTTGCTGGGCAGCGCCGGGGTGGGCCAGGCGCCGGCATCGGTGCATCCCGGCGCGGTGTATCTGCATCAGGGTGAGAGCTATCTGGTCGACTCGCTGAACTTCGAGGAGGGCGTGGCGTTCGTGCACGCCGAGGATCCCGGATACACCACCTCGGCGCGGGAGATCACCGACATCTCCGTCACCGGTGTGGGCGAACGGAAGACGTTCGGGCCGGTGACGATCGGGCTGGTGCCGGTGTCGGTGACCAACACCGTGACCGGATACTTGCGTCGGGAAATGTCTGGTGAGGTGATCGATTTCGTCGAACTCGACATGCCGTCACGCACCCTGGACACCATGGCGGTGATGTGCACGATCACCCCGGAAGCGCTGGCCGACAACGATATCGACCCGGTCCGGATACCGGGGTCGCTACACGCTGCCGAACACGCCGCGATCGGTCTACTGCCGTTGGTGGCGAGCTGCGACCGCGGCGACATCGGCGGGGTGTCGACGGCGGTGGGCCCGGATTCGGGGCTGCCCACGATCTTCGTCTACGACGGCTATCCGGGCGGAGCCGGTTTCGCCGACCGCGGGTTCGACCAGTTCGAGACCTGGTGGGGAGCCACCGCCGACGCGATCGAGTCGTGCGAATGCCCCGCCGGCTGCCCGTCGTGCGTGCAATCACCGAAGTGCGGCAACGGTAATGACCCGCTGGACAAGGCCGGAGCGGTGCGGGTGCTGAGATTGGTACTGGACGAATTGGAAAAGGGAAATACATGA